The Actinomycetota bacterium genome window below encodes:
- a CDS encoding dienelactone hydrolase family protein, which translates to MNAGPVILEGNLTIPVGAEGVVLFAHGSGSSRHSPRNRYVAEVLNQARLATLLIDLLTADEEQYDMRTAELRFDIPLLAGRLTFATDWLLENESTSSMKIGYFGASTGAAAALVASTERSEAVHAIVSRGGRPDMAGKALPLVQAPTLLIVGGDDTQVITLNETAYERLQSEKEMSIVPGATHLFSEPGTLEEVSRLAAEWFTRYLLHIT; encoded by the coding sequence ATCAACGCTGGTCCGGTGATTCTTGAGGGGAACCTGACCATCCCTGTTGGCGCTGAAGGCGTGGTACTCTTCGCCCACGGCAGTGGCAGCAGCCGCCACAGTCCCCGCAACCGTTATGTGGCGGAAGTGCTCAACCAGGCGCGGCTGGCTACCCTGCTCATCGATCTGCTCACTGCGGATGAAGAGCAATACGATATGCGCACCGCTGAGTTGCGGTTTGACATCCCGTTGCTGGCAGGCCGGCTGACTTTCGCCACCGACTGGTTGCTGGAAAACGAATCGACCAGTTCCATGAAGATCGGCTATTTCGGAGCCAGCACCGGTGCCGCGGCGGCACTGGTTGCGTCAACCGAGCGGTCTGAAGCTGTGCACGCCATAGTCTCGCGGGGCGGGCGCCCTGACATGGCCGGTAAGGCGCTGCCTCTGGTGCAGGCGCCGACTCTGCTGATCGTGGGCGGTGACGACACCCAGGTGATCACGCTAAACGAGACGGCCTACGAGCGGCTGCAGTCGGAAAAGGAGATGAGCATCGTTCCCGGCGCAACCCACCTGTTCTCCGAGCCGGGCACTCTGGAAGAGGTTTCACGGCTGGCAGCTGAATGGTTCACGCGATATCTACTTCATATAACCTAA
- a CDS encoding MFS transporter: MDTGPDTHHKSKVIAMIGVMLAIFLAALDQTIVATAMPQIVQEFQGLEHLSWVFSAYMLASTVTIPIYGKLSDIYGRRIFFVIGIVIFMAGSMMSGQSQSMTQLILFRAFQGIGAGAIMVNAIAVIGDLFTPAERGRWQGLIGGVFGIASVIGPLVGGWLTDSFTWRWIFYINVPFGILALTVLMLALPKIKPEADRHPIDYLGAATLGAALVTLLLAFVWGGSQYAWGSTEIIGLFTATAVLLAIFALAESRAADPVLPLELFRNRGVNVSVIVTFLTSFGMFGAIAFVPLYAQSVVGFSATNSGLVLAPLSVGIIISSAIVGQIISRTGKYKVSSIIGLAIAVFGMYLFSTLSVDTTKLELVRDMVVLGLGIGVSFPIYTIVVQSAVDRSSLGVATAALQLFRSIGSTVGVAIMGSVMNNALAERLTDLDSDPFVQTINRMNPAAAISGIDINTLQGFLSVSGQQRMAGLIGQVPAAQQTQLQQYYLVFIQTLKEALAVSIANVYMLGVFVVVAALVATFFLPVIDLHRARKRPPLQEAGVELEAEMAYAEPRDEPEL, translated from the coding sequence ATGGATACGGGACCCGACACACACCATAAATCAAAGGTCATCGCCATGATCGGCGTGATGCTGGCGATCTTCCTGGCGGCTCTCGACCAGACCATCGTCGCCACGGCCATGCCCCAGATCGTGCAGGAATTCCAGGGGCTGGAGCATCTAAGCTGGGTCTTCTCCGCCTACATGCTGGCCTCGACGGTCACCATCCCCATCTACGGCAAGCTTTCGGATATCTACGGTCGCCGGATATTCTTCGTGATCGGCATCGTCATCTTCATGGCCGGCTCGATGATGAGCGGCCAGTCGCAGTCGATGACCCAGCTCATCCTCTTCCGGGCCTTCCAGGGGATCGGCGCCGGCGCGATCATGGTCAACGCCATCGCCGTCATCGGCGATCTCTTCACCCCCGCCGAGCGCGGACGCTGGCAGGGGCTGATCGGCGGCGTCTTCGGCATCGCCAGCGTTATCGGCCCCCTGGTCGGCGGCTGGCTGACCGACAGTTTCACCTGGCGCTGGATCTTCTATATAAACGTGCCTTTCGGCATCCTGGCGTTGACGGTATTGATGCTGGCCCTGCCGAAGATCAAGCCTGAAGCCGACCGGCATCCCATCGACTACCTGGGAGCGGCTACCCTGGGGGCGGCGCTGGTCACCCTGCTGCTGGCGTTCGTCTGGGGTGGCAGCCAGTATGCCTGGGGCTCGACCGAGATAATCGGACTGTTCACGGCCACGGCCGTGCTGCTGGCGATTTTCGCACTGGCCGAGAGCCGGGCGGCCGATCCGGTGCTGCCGCTGGAGCTGTTCAGGAACCGGGGGGTCAACGTCTCGGTAATCGTAACCTTCCTGACCTCGTTCGGGATGTTCGGGGCCATCGCCTTCGTGCCACTCTACGCCCAGAGCGTGGTCGGCTTTTCCGCAACGAACTCAGGGCTGGTTCTGGCGCCGCTCAGCGTCGGCATCATCATCTCCAGCGCCATCGTCGGCCAGATCATCAGCCGCACCGGCAAGTACAAGGTGTCGTCCATCATCGGCCTGGCCATCGCCGTCTTCGGCATGTACCTATTCTCGACGCTGTCGGTGGATACGACCAAGCTGGAGCTGGTGCGCGACATGGTCGTGCTGGGGCTCGGCATCGGTGTCTCGTTCCCGATCTATACCATCGTCGTGCAGAGTGCCGTCGACCGCAGCAGTCTGGGTGTGGCAACCGCCGCTCTGCAGCTGTTCCGCAGCATCGGCAGCACCGTGGGCGTGGCGATCATGGGCAGCGTCATGAACAACGCCCTGGCCGAACGGCTCACGGATCTGGACTCGGACCCGTTCGTGCAGACGATCAACAGGATGAACCCCGCTGCCGCGATCTCCGGAATCGACATCAACACCCTGCAGGGCTTCCTGTCTGTGAGCGGCCAGCAGCGGATGGCTGGGCTTATCGGACAGGTGCCGGCGGCACAGCAGACTCAGTTGCAGCAGTATTATCTGGTTTTCATCCAGACGCTCAAGGAAGCGCTCGCCGTATCCATCGCCAATGTATATATGCTAGGCGTCTTCGTAGTGGTAGCCGCGCTCGTCGCCACCTTCTTCCTGCCGGTCATCGACCTGCACCGGGCCCGGAAGCGCCCGCCGCTGCAGGAAGCCGGCGTGGAGCTGGAAGCCGAGATGGCCTATGCGGAGCCGCGGGATGAGCCCGAGCTGTAA
- a CDS encoding LPXTG cell wall anchor domain-containing protein — MTALFKNSIMMVLAAGILLISAGSALAAPGDAYYPGQNLQIDPETAAQLQDMIESGQLQLAAPDEDEDYIVPPDEPADDGQVPEDEDEGVEPGEPGDEPVPGDDEPGFDNPGDSDNPDNPDNPGNPDVSGTPPVTDQPPATTGTPGASSKLPNTGSHLLILAGLGLALAGAAVLARRVVAR; from the coding sequence ATGACGGCACTATTCAAAAACAGCATCATGATGGTATTGGCGGCAGGAATCCTTTTGATCTCGGCTGGTAGTGCGCTGGCAGCCCCGGGAGACGCTTACTATCCCGGACAGAATCTGCAGATAGATCCGGAGACTGCTGCGCAGCTCCAGGATATGATCGAGAGTGGGCAGCTCCAGCTGGCAGCTCCGGATGAAGACGAAGACTATATAGTACCGCCGGATGAGCCGGCTGATGATGGCCAGGTGCCGGAAGATGAGGATGAGGGTGTCGAGCCCGGCGAGCCCGGCGACGAGCCAGTTCCCGGCGATGATGAGCCTGGCTTCGACAATCCTGGTGATTCGGACAATCCGGATAATCCAGACAATCCTGGTAATCCTGATGTGTCCGGGACCCCTCCAGTAACCGACCAGCCGCCAGCGACTACTGGGACCCCCGGGGCTTCTTCGAAGCTGCCCAATACCGGCTCGCATCTGCTAATCCTCGCAGGCCTGGGGCTGGCCCTGGCAGGTGCGGCTGTGCTGGCTCGCAGGGTCGTGGCGCGGTGA